In a single window of the Hydrogenobaculum sp. 3684 genome:
- a CDS encoding inositol monophosphatase family protein, whose protein sequence is MDDISRFLDVAKNASLIGGEVLKEHFGSVQVSDIEEKAEKDVVSFVDKTSEAKIVEYINSVFKDHQIVGEEGSSINNSPYKWYIDPLDGTKNYLMGFPIFACSVGLAYEDEPIAGAVYLPYFDKLYFAAKGLGAFKNGKPIKVSNRHILKHCNVCYGFPSRSKRDLNSYLQASKELFIEVASMRRPGAAAVDICFLAEGIFDGLMEFELHPWDISGALIVLLEAGGTYSLTNGLKSSTDIVASNGLIHDWMLSVVQKNVGVSYEVSCKR, encoded by the coding sequence ATGGATGATATAAGTAGATTTTTAGATGTGGCAAAAAATGCAAGCCTAATAGGTGGGGAAGTATTAAAAGAGCATTTTGGTAGTGTTCAAGTATCAGATATAGAGGAAAAAGCTGAAAAAGATGTTGTTAGTTTTGTGGATAAAACCTCTGAGGCTAAGATAGTAGAGTATATAAACTCAGTGTTTAAAGACCATCAGATAGTTGGTGAAGAAGGATCCTCTATAAACAATAGTCCTTACAAGTGGTATATAGATCCTCTTGATGGTACAAAAAATTATCTTATGGGTTTTCCCATATTTGCATGTTCAGTAGGGCTTGCTTATGAAGATGAGCCTATAGCTGGAGCTGTTTATTTGCCTTACTTTGATAAACTTTACTTTGCAGCAAAAGGTTTGGGGGCTTTTAAGAACGGAAAACCTATAAAAGTTAGCAATAGACATATACTAAAGCATTGCAACGTATGTTATGGATTTCCTTCTCGCTCTAAAAGAGATCTAAACAGCTATCTTCAAGCTTCAAAAGAGCTTTTTATAGAAGTGGCTTCTATGAGGCGTCCTGGTGCTGCGGCGGTTGATATATGCTTTTTGGCAGAGGGTATATTTGATGGGCTTATGGAGTTTGAGCTTCATCCATGGGACATATCGGGGGCTTTGATAGTGCTTTTAGAAGCAGGTGGGACTTACTCTTTAACCAACGGCCTCAAAAGTTCTACAGATATAGTGGCTTCTAACGGTTTAATACACGATTGGATGCTAAGTGTTGTGCAAAAAAACGTGGGGGTTAGCTATGAAGTATCTTGTAAGCGTTGA
- a CDS encoding tetratricopeptide repeat protein has translation MFRKVLLSLLFASSLGLANPYFDYAMCHYYIDNPQKAYPYCAKALKEFPTPSVFEDVISMYVRAHYLEGAIYVAKLYKDKYPNLKEPYIDLYTLYTMAEDHGNAKKILQEALSKFPQDDFFALNLITTYIHDGEIEKAEDILNRFLAFKNENEKEIFYYIRARIELAQQKKEKAIEDLKKAIELKPNFDEAVDTLASIYDQEGKYQDEEKLYEDILKKDPSNISALERLGNLFFKLGLSYKASDIYKKLAELNKNNPNYQYQYALSLLQSMRYEKALSVLAPLYKKHPNNKPIAYLYGLALEAAHKPVKALEVYKKLLQIDKKKPKLYERIASILIDEGKYNEAILYIEKGLKLNPLSSKLYIFKAIIAASHRHYIRAKVYADQSIKLNPHDYRSYFIRAMIEDKLHQIDNEIKDLKKVVELKPDDADMLNYLGYTMLIYNKDIKEAMKYVKKAVELSPKNPSYLDSLAYGYFLLHDYQKALKYEEEAYKLNPKDSVIIQHLGMIKLMLGQPKEAKKLLLKALHIVNKKGEEEPGQKKKILEFLKEIK, from the coding sequence ATGTTTAGAAAAGTTTTGTTATCACTTTTGTTCGCAAGTTCTTTAGGCTTGGCAAATCCGTATTTTGACTATGCAATGTGTCATTATTATATAGATAACCCTCAAAAAGCTTATCCTTATTGTGCAAAAGCCCTTAAGGAATTTCCAACCCCAAGCGTGTTTGAAGATGTTATAAGCATGTATGTAAGAGCCCATTATTTAGAAGGCGCTATTTACGTTGCAAAGCTTTACAAAGATAAGTATCCAAATCTAAAAGAACCTTATATAGATCTATACACCCTTTATACTATGGCTGAAGACCATGGAAATGCAAAAAAGATATTGCAAGAAGCACTAAGTAAGTTTCCCCAAGACGATTTCTTTGCTCTAAATCTTATAACTACTTATATACACGATGGAGAGATTGAAAAAGCCGAAGATATTCTAAATAGGTTTTTGGCTTTTAAAAACGAAAACGAGAAAGAGATATTTTACTATATTAGAGCGCGTATAGAACTTGCACAGCAGAAAAAAGAAAAGGCAATAGAAGATCTTAAAAAGGCTATAGAGTTAAAACCAAACTTTGATGAGGCCGTAGATACTTTGGCAAGTATATACGATCAAGAAGGCAAATATCAAGATGAGGAAAAACTTTATGAGGATATACTAAAAAAAGACCCGTCTAACATAAGTGCATTGGAGCGATTAGGTAACCTATTTTTCAAATTAGGCCTTAGCTACAAAGCTTCGGATATATACAAAAAACTTGCGGAACTAAATAAGAATAATCCAAACTATCAGTATCAGTATGCATTATCTTTGCTCCAAAGCATGAGATACGAGAAGGCTCTATCGGTTTTAGCCCCTTTGTATAAGAAGCATCCAAACAATAAACCCATTGCTTACCTTTACGGACTAGCATTGGAAGCTGCTCATAAACCGGTGAAAGCCCTTGAAGTATATAAAAAGCTTCTTCAAATAGACAAGAAAAAGCCAAAGCTATACGAAAGAATAGCGAGTATTTTGATAGACGAAGGTAAGTACAACGAGGCTATACTTTATATAGAAAAGGGCTTAAAACTCAATCCCTTGAGCTCAAAACTTTACATATTTAAAGCTATAATAGCGGCTAGCCATCGTCATTACATAAGGGCAAAAGTATACGCCGATCAATCTATAAAGCTAAATCCTCATGATTATAGAAGCTATTTCATAAGAGCTATGATTGAAGATAAGCTCCATCAAATAGACAACGAAATAAAGGATTTAAAAAAAGTAGTTGAGTTAAAACCAGATGATGCAGATATGCTAAACTACTTAGGCTATACTATGCTTATCTACAATAAAGATATAAAGGAAGCGATGAAGTATGTGAAAAAAGCCGTAGAACTTTCTCCTAAAAACCCATCTTATCTCGATAGCTTAGCTTATGGATACTTTCTTTTGCATGATTATCAAAAGGCTTTAAAATACGAAGAAGAGGCTTACAAGCTAAATCCAAAAGATTCCGTGATTATACAACATCTTGGTATGATAAAACTTATGCTGGGACAACCAAAAGAAGCCAAAAAGTTGTTGCTAAAAGCCCTACACATAGTAAACAAAAAAGGAGAAGAAGAACCAGGTCAAAAGAAAAAGATTTTAGAATTTTTAAAAGAGATAAAATAA
- a CDS encoding universal stress protein, whose protein sequence is MKYLVSVDFSDITNLVVRSAKVFATKLNAELELLHVIAPFTYLPYPEGLSIDIVDMDIIKKAEENAKNLALEKLSALAEYLDPVKTTYKVLIDTPFSEVISKEAEDNHMDGIFLGGHSKNLIEKILVGSTTEDLVKNAKVSTIVIKAKEIEKLEHILIAYDFTSICDKMLDFVFDTFKSLKPKITLLHVDKGINIQISPEVSQTLEQSINDVKLKKLNDIKNKFSEFYSFSYEIINDNDIAKTLEEFANKVNPDIVFVASKRPKLLERIFGGVETIRILRQSTYPLYIFKAEG, encoded by the coding sequence ATGAAGTATCTTGTAAGCGTTGATTTTTCAGATATCACAAACTTGGTGGTAAGAAGTGCAAAAGTCTTTGCTACAAAACTAAATGCAGAGTTAGAGCTTCTTCATGTTATAGCTCCTTTTACATATTTACCATACCCAGAAGGTCTTTCTATAGATATAGTGGATATGGATATTATCAAAAAAGCCGAAGAAAACGCAAAAAATTTGGCTTTGGAAAAACTAAGCGCCTTAGCAGAGTATTTAGATCCAGTGAAAACCACTTACAAAGTACTAATAGATACTCCTTTTTCTGAGGTTATCTCTAAAGAAGCCGAAGATAACCACATGGACGGTATATTTTTGGGTGGGCATAGCAAAAACCTTATTGAAAAAATATTGGTGGGAAGCACTACGGAAGATTTAGTAAAAAACGCTAAAGTAAGCACTATTGTGATAAAAGCCAAAGAGATAGAAAAACTTGAGCATATTCTTATAGCTTATGATTTTACAAGCATTTGCGATAAGATGTTAGATTTTGTATTTGATACTTTTAAAAGCCTAAAACCAAAGATTACACTACTACACGTTGATAAAGGTATAAATATTCAGATATCTCCAGAGGTATCCCAAACATTAGAGCAAAGTATAAACGATGTAAAACTAAAAAAACTAAACGATATAAAAAATAAATTTTCTGAATTTTACAGCTTTTCATACGAGATAATAAACGATAACGATATAGCTAAAACGTTGGAAGAGTTTGCCAACAAAGTGAACCCAGATATTGTATTTGTAGCTTCAAAAAGACCTAAGCTTTTAGAAAGGATATTTGGTGGTGTGGAAACTATAAGAATATTAAGACAAAGCACTTATCCTTTGTACATATTTAAAGCAGAGGGTTAA
- a CDS encoding class II aldolase/adducin family protein — MDFIKAEILKVAKLSFKEGLVNAFAGNISYSYKNYMYITKRGSFFGDLTEKDIIKIDLKKDKISEKASSEASVHKAIYLNTGKKAILHTHPKYTVLASFLYDKIVPIDSEGKLIFGQVKVLDVDPPSASKALEEALSFALKEYNIAIVKTHGVFAASRNLMEAYAYTGALEHSCFMLLKAKNMIK; from the coding sequence ATGGATTTCATAAAAGCTGAGATACTAAAAGTTGCAAAACTAAGTTTTAAAGAGGGTTTGGTGAATGCTTTTGCTGGGAACATAAGCTATTCGTATAAAAACTATATGTATATAACTAAAAGAGGCTCTTTTTTTGGAGATCTAACGGAAAAAGATATAATAAAAATAGATCTAAAAAAAGATAAAATATCAGAAAAAGCTTCTTCTGAAGCCTCAGTTCACAAAGCCATATATCTAAACACAGGTAAAAAAGCTATACTCCATACCCATCCAAAGTATACTGTCCTTGCATCGTTTTTATACGATAAGATTGTACCGATAGACTCCGAAGGAAAGCTTATATTTGGGCAAGTCAAGGTGTTGGATGTAGATCCACCATCTGCATCAAAAGCTTTAGAAGAAGCCCTTTCTTTTGCATTAAAAGAATACAATATAGCGATAGTAAAAACCCATGGTGTTTTTGCCGCTTCAAGAAATCTTATGGAAGCTTACGCTTATACCGGGGCTTTGGAGCATTCTTGTTTTATGCTTTTAAAAGCCAAAAACATGATAAAATGA
- a CDS encoding 4-hydroxybenzoate octaprenyltransferase, whose product MSNLKEISELVKFEHTIFALPFGISAFLLLAHGFDLWKFTLIIIAMVLVRTNAMTMNRLSDIDLDKLNPRTKNWPHAKGTVSEFELKLIIFITSYLFLIVSLMLNKLAFLLSPIVLLSIYIYPKAKRFTYMPHIFLGLVYFLIPIGVDVALNSHVSEEAIMLGLAMGFWVSGFDMLYALQDYEFDLEHGVKSIAVWLGKDKAIYTARVFHVITFLCLLWLHFIDSRLGALYLIGLVGIAGFLVYEHKLIKPNDLSKLNKAFFTVNGYISIVFMLLIMLSLWIS is encoded by the coding sequence ATGAGCAATTTAAAAGAGATATCAGAGCTTGTTAAGTTTGAACATACGATATTTGCTCTTCCTTTTGGTATAAGTGCGTTTTTGTTGCTTGCCCATGGTTTTGACCTATGGAAGTTTACACTTATCATAATAGCTATGGTGCTTGTAAGAACGAATGCCATGACTATGAATAGATTATCAGATATTGATCTTGATAAACTTAACCCTCGCACCAAAAACTGGCCCCATGCCAAGGGTACTGTTTCGGAGTTTGAACTAAAACTTATTATTTTCATCACCTCTTATCTATTTTTAATAGTAAGCCTTATGCTAAATAAACTTGCTTTTTTGCTTTCTCCTATAGTGCTTTTATCTATTTATATATATCCAAAAGCCAAAAGGTTTACCTACATGCCACACATTTTTCTTGGTTTGGTTTATTTTCTCATACCAATAGGAGTAGATGTTGCTCTAAATAGCCACGTATCAGAAGAAGCTATAATGCTTGGTCTTGCAATGGGATTTTGGGTGAGCGGGTTTGATATGCTTTATGCTCTTCAAGATTACGAGTTTGATTTAGAGCATGGTGTAAAATCAATAGCTGTTTGGCTTGGGAAAGATAAGGCTATATATACGGCAAGGGTGTTTCATGTCATAACGTTTTTATGCCTTTTGTGGCTTCATTTTATAGATAGTAGGCTTGGAGCTCTTTATCTAATTGGTCTTGTTGGAATAGCTGGGTTTTTGGTCTATGAACACAAGCTCATAAAACCAAACGATCTATCAAAGTTAAACAAGGCATTTTTTACTGTAAACGGTTATATAAGCATCGTTTTTATGCTTTTAATAATGTTATCTTTATGGATTTCATAA